A genome region from Desulfonatronovibrio magnus includes the following:
- the ribH gene encoding 6,7-dimethyl-8-ribityllumazine synthase: protein MSSIRTIEGMLDAKGLKVALVASRFNDFIVDKLVGGAIDYLVRHGIDSNNLTLIKIPGAFEFPVIVKKLAASNKYNGIICLGAVIRGATPHFEFVASEATKGIAQTSMETGTPVGFGLLTTDTLEQAIERAGSKAGNKGVEAAAALLETIKVLEQL, encoded by the coding sequence ATGTCTTCAATCAGAACTATCGAAGGAATGCTGGATGCCAAAGGCCTCAAAGTTGCATTGGTTGCATCAAGATTCAACGATTTTATTGTTGATAAACTGGTGGGTGGAGCAATAGATTATCTTGTCCGCCATGGAATTGACTCCAATAACCTGACGCTAATCAAGATACCCGGCGCTTTTGAATTTCCTGTAATAGTTAAAAAGCTGGCAGCCTCAAATAAATACAACGGCATAATTTGTCTTGGTGCTGTAATCCGCGGCGCTACCCCTCATTTTGAGTTTGTAGCCTCTGAAGCAACCAAAGGCATTGCACAGACTTCCATGGAAACAGGGACTCCGGTAGGTTTTGGCCTTTTGACAACTGATACTCTGGAACAGGCCATAGAGCGCGCCGGAAGCAAGGCAGGAAACAAAGGTGTTGAGGCTGCTGCTGCTCTGCTGGAAAC